One genomic region from Paramicrobacterium agarici encodes:
- a CDS encoding MFS transporter, which translates to MIDTGVNSKDRKRERLTPEVRRGILGLGLGNTLEWYDWMIFGLLSSYIGPHFFPSVDPVVATLDALAIFAVGFLFRPLGGVVLGTFADRIGRRKIMMLSITMMALSTLVIAVAPTFETIGIWAPILLLVCRVVQGISTGVEAPLSTAHAVELVPEGREGFVAGIISFFVNVGILLAPLVSFIVTTSIGAAAMDEWGWRIPFIVGAVFGFVILYLRRTLPETMKQDELEQATTGSVWMGVRKSWLSVLAIVFVVGAVQAYNYAWNVGLPNAARSTMKEDPSAVFALTTILGLILVVGSLTVGRLVDGRAISKWFIVARILVIPSVFLMLLYVEPGIGGFAAVLLGGSVVLVVNMTLYNVVSASLMQKSYRGAGTSLGYGLGVAIFGGTASFLLVWFQSIGLDWAFPVYVAVLSALSVVFYLIARRVNGIHVGK; encoded by the coding sequence ATGATTGACACCGGCGTCAACAGCAAAGACCGCAAGCGTGAGCGGCTCACTCCAGAAGTGAGGCGCGGCATTCTGGGCCTCGGGCTCGGAAACACGCTCGAGTGGTACGACTGGATGATCTTCGGACTGCTGTCGTCATACATCGGCCCGCACTTCTTTCCGAGCGTCGATCCCGTCGTCGCAACGCTCGACGCGCTCGCGATCTTCGCGGTCGGATTCCTCTTCCGGCCCCTCGGCGGTGTCGTGCTCGGCACGTTCGCCGACCGCATCGGCCGGCGCAAGATCATGATGCTGTCGATCACGATGATGGCACTCAGCACGCTCGTGATCGCCGTCGCCCCGACGTTCGAGACGATCGGAATCTGGGCGCCGATTCTGCTGCTCGTCTGCCGCGTGGTGCAGGGTATCTCGACGGGCGTCGAGGCCCCGCTGTCAACGGCGCACGCCGTCGAGCTGGTACCTGAGGGCCGTGAGGGCTTCGTGGCCGGCATCATCTCGTTCTTCGTGAACGTCGGCATTCTGCTCGCGCCCCTCGTGAGCTTCATCGTCACCACCAGCATCGGCGCCGCGGCGATGGACGAGTGGGGCTGGCGCATTCCGTTCATCGTCGGCGCTGTCTTCGGCTTCGTCATTCTCTACCTGCGCCGCACGCTTCCCGAGACCATGAAGCAAGACGAGCTCGAGCAGGCCACGACCGGTTCCGTGTGGATGGGCGTGCGCAAGAGCTGGCTCAGCGTTTTGGCGATCGTCTTCGTCGTCGGCGCCGTTCAGGCGTACAACTACGCGTGGAACGTCGGCCTGCCCAACGCCGCTCGTTCGACCATGAAGGAAGACCCGTCGGCCGTGTTCGCGCTGACGACGATTCTCGGGCTGATCCTCGTGGTCGGAAGCCTCACTGTCGGGCGTCTCGTCGACGGTCGGGCCATCTCGAAGTGGTTCATCGTCGCGCGCATTCTCGTCATTCCCTCGGTGTTTCTCATGCTGCTCTACGTGGAGCCCGGCATCGGCGGGTTCGCTGCGGTGCTGCTCGGCGGGTCTGTCGTGCTCGTCGTCAACATGACCCTCTACAACGTCGTGTCGGCATCGCTCATGCAGAAGAGCTACCGAGGCGCGGGCACGTCCCTCGGATACGGCCTCGGCGTCGCCATCTTCGGTGGAACCGCCTCGTTCCTGCTGGTCTGGTTCCAGTCCATCGGCCTGGATTGGGCCTTCCCCGTCTACGTCGCCGTGCTCTCTGCACTGAGCGTCGTCTTCTACCTGATTGCACGCCGTGTCAACGGCATCCACGTTGGAAAGTGA
- a CDS encoding enoyl-CoA hydratase-related protein → MTDQQTDAQPDEVRFDIDDRGVASVVIDRPRVLNAVDRATHDRLNEIWAAIEADDRVRLVVVTGGGEKAFCVGADMSADAVDKTGLEYWAELDPNGFGGLSLRTTLDVPVIAKVNGYALGGGMEIVLGADVVVAADRAQFGLTEPRVGRLALDGGIHQLVRRIPYTQAMGLLVTGRKAPADELQRMGLVNEVVPAADLDAAVERWVEQVLACAPTSVRAVKQMVTRTAHLSAHEARAMRLPALMDALDSEDSAEGVAAFQQKRSPVWPGK, encoded by the coding sequence ATGACAGACCAGCAGACAGACGCGCAGCCCGACGAGGTGCGCTTCGACATCGACGACCGCGGCGTCGCTTCAGTCGTGATCGACCGGCCGCGCGTGCTCAACGCCGTCGACCGGGCGACGCACGACAGGCTCAACGAGATCTGGGCGGCGATCGAGGCAGACGACCGCGTGCGTCTCGTCGTCGTCACCGGCGGCGGCGAGAAGGCATTCTGCGTCGGGGCCGACATGTCGGCGGATGCTGTCGACAAGACGGGCCTCGAGTACTGGGCAGAGCTTGATCCGAACGGCTTCGGCGGGCTCAGCCTGCGCACGACGCTTGACGTTCCCGTGATCGCCAAGGTTAACGGGTATGCGCTCGGTGGCGGCATGGAGATTGTGCTGGGTGCCGACGTCGTCGTCGCCGCCGACCGGGCACAGTTCGGGCTGACCGAACCGCGTGTCGGCCGGCTCGCGTTGGACGGCGGCATCCACCAGCTTGTGCGCCGGATTCCGTACACGCAGGCGATGGGTCTTCTCGTGACGGGGCGCAAGGCGCCGGCCGACGAGCTGCAGCGCATGGGCCTCGTCAACGAGGTCGTGCCCGCCGCCGACCTCGACGCCGCCGTTGAGCGGTGGGTTGAGCAGGTTCTCGCGTGCGCGCCCACGTCGGTGCGCGCCGTTAAGCAGATGGTCACGCGCACCGCGCACCTCAGCGCGCACGAAGCACGTGCCATGCGTCTGCCCGCGCTCATGGACGCCCTCGACAGCGAGGACTCCGCCGAGGGCGTCGCCGCGTTTCAGCAGAAGCGCTCGCCCGTCTGGCCGGGGAAGTGA
- a CDS encoding SDR family oxidoreductase, with protein sequence MDLQLQGKTAFVAASTGGLGRAIAEALGAEGANVVVTGRRGDVAEQIAAGLPSAVGIELDVTDAASRAAAVEKATHIFGPIDILVINGPGPRPGTAADSTAADVADSFERLVAPGQDLVSRVLPGMRERGSGRIVAVGSSGIVSPIPNLSSSNMGRAALAGYLKTLAAEVAADGVTVNLVLPGRIATDRVAQLDAAQAERQGIDPAEARARSEQTIPAGRYGDPSEFGAAAAFLCSAQAAYITGVALRVDGGLVRTL encoded by the coding sequence ATGGATCTGCAGCTTCAGGGAAAGACCGCGTTCGTCGCGGCATCCACGGGCGGACTCGGCCGCGCGATCGCTGAGGCACTCGGTGCCGAGGGCGCGAACGTCGTGGTCACCGGTCGCCGCGGCGACGTGGCCGAGCAGATCGCCGCGGGGCTGCCCTCAGCCGTCGGCATCGAACTCGACGTGACCGACGCGGCCTCGCGGGCCGCTGCGGTCGAGAAGGCGACGCACATCTTCGGCCCCATCGACATTCTCGTCATCAACGGGCCTGGACCTCGACCGGGAACGGCGGCGGATTCGACGGCGGCAGACGTCGCCGATTCATTCGAGCGGCTCGTCGCGCCGGGGCAGGACCTCGTCTCGCGCGTGCTTCCGGGCATGCGTGAACGAGGCAGCGGCCGCATCGTCGCGGTGGGCTCGAGCGGCATCGTCTCGCCGATTCCCAACCTCTCGTCGTCGAACATGGGGCGGGCGGCGCTCGCGGGCTACCTCAAGACGCTCGCCGCAGAGGTCGCCGCCGACGGAGTGACCGTCAACCTCGTGCTGCCCGGACGCATCGCCACTGACCGCGTCGCCCAGCTCGACGCGGCTCAAGCCGAGCGGCAGGGAATCGACCCCGCCGAGGCACGGGCGCGCTCTGAACAGACCATTCCTGCGGGCCGCTACGGTGACCCGAGCGAGTTCGGCGCCGCTGCCGCGTTTCTCTGCAGCGCCCAGGCCGCCTACATCACCGGCGTCGCCCTGCGCGTCGACGGCGGCCTCGTGCGCACCCTCTGA
- a CDS encoding aldehyde dehydrogenase family protein: MTSPAIAQHLIGGELFGDAAKERRNPARPGDVAVLAPVGGTTETDAAIAAAVDAQRAWATTPAPARGAVLLKAAQLLTERKTQIAEDLVREEGKTRAEAEGEVGRAIGVFQFFGSLGWSASGSVYPSGMPSTTVTTRREPLGVVGLITPWNFPIAIPAWKTAPALISGNAVVLKPAEITPMSATHLGMALRDAGLPAGIFNVVHGRGSVVGDALARDPRVAALSFTGSTAVGLSLQQTLHARRARAQLEMGGKNGVLVLDDADAAKAAQVVAAGAFSLTGQACTATSRVYVTPGVRQAFLDELTTLAGTYVPGDGLDAGTKMGPVVSDAQLERDVSAVQDAVDGGARLAYGDASADGLRFAPVVATDVAHSDPIATDEIFGPVVAVLDVDDYESGLAAINDSPYGLTAGICTDSLTHSTDFAARVQAGVVKINRPTSGLDLHVPFGGVKDSSSNTFREQGHTATEFYTWEKTVYTGLE, encoded by the coding sequence ATGACTTCACCCGCTATCGCCCAGCACCTCATCGGCGGCGAGCTCTTCGGCGACGCCGCCAAAGAGCGCCGCAACCCGGCACGTCCCGGTGACGTCGCCGTGCTCGCTCCCGTCGGGGGAACGACAGAGACGGATGCTGCCATCGCAGCGGCCGTCGATGCTCAGCGCGCCTGGGCGACGACGCCCGCGCCCGCCCGCGGCGCCGTTCTGCTGAAGGCTGCGCAGCTGCTCACCGAACGCAAGACGCAGATCGCCGAAGACCTCGTGCGCGAAGAGGGAAAGACCCGCGCTGAGGCCGAGGGTGAAGTGGGGCGCGCGATCGGCGTTTTCCAGTTCTTCGGCTCGCTCGGCTGGTCGGCGAGCGGCTCGGTCTACCCGAGCGGCATGCCGAGCACCACCGTGACCACGCGGCGCGAACCCCTCGGCGTTGTCGGGCTCATCACCCCCTGGAACTTCCCCATCGCGATTCCCGCGTGGAAGACCGCGCCAGCGCTCATCAGCGGCAATGCGGTCGTGCTGAAGCCCGCCGAGATCACGCCGATGTCGGCAACGCACCTCGGCATGGCGCTGCGCGACGCCGGACTGCCCGCCGGCATCTTCAATGTCGTGCATGGCCGCGGGAGCGTCGTCGGCGACGCGCTCGCTCGTGACCCCCGCGTGGCGGCGCTCTCGTTCACCGGATCAACCGCCGTCGGCCTCAGCCTGCAGCAGACCCTGCACGCCCGCCGCGCCCGCGCGCAGCTCGAGATGGGCGGAAAGAACGGTGTTCTCGTGCTCGACGATGCCGATGCTGCCAAGGCGGCGCAGGTCGTCGCGGCCGGCGCGTTCAGCCTCACGGGCCAGGCGTGCACGGCGACGTCGCGCGTGTATGTCACGCCCGGGGTTCGCCAGGCGTTCCTCGACGAGCTCACGACACTCGCCGGCACGTATGTTCCGGGCGATGGGCTCGATGCCGGCACAAAGATGGGCCCGGTGGTCAGTGACGCGCAGCTTGAGCGCGATGTCTCTGCGGTTCAGGATGCTGTCGACGGCGGGGCTCGCCTGGCCTACGGTGACGCGAGTGCCGACGGTCTGCGCTTCGCCCCCGTTGTCGCCACCGACGTCGCGCACTCGGACCCGATCGCGACAGACGAGATCTTCGGACCGGTCGTCGCCGTTCTCGACGTCGACGACTACGAATCCGGTCTCGCGGCGATCAACGACTCGCCGTACGGCCTCACGGCGGGCATCTGCACAGACAGCCTTACGCATTCGACGGACTTCGCCGCGCGCGTGCAGGCCGGTGTCGTCAAGATCAACCGGCCGACGTCGGGGCTCGACCTGCACGTTCCGTTCGGCGGCGTGAAGGACTCGTCGTCCAACACGTTCCGCGAGCAGGGGCACACGGCCACGGAGTTCTACACGTGGGAGAAGACCGTCTACACAGGACTCGAGTAG
- a CDS encoding cytidine deaminase, with protein sequence MQTLTSADDELREAASAVLVRAHDSRQHRVAAAVRGTSGAIYTGLSLSTARVNVCAEPTAIANARIAGEDAVDTIVAVGLDPDDVPIVINPCGVCRELVPNFGDSIRVIVSDGGDVGAVSTSDLLPIPWVRARSYD encoded by the coding sequence ATGCAGACGCTGACGAGTGCCGATGACGAGCTGCGCGAGGCAGCATCCGCTGTGCTTGTGCGTGCACACGATTCGCGGCAGCATCGTGTCGCGGCGGCCGTGCGCGGCACGTCTGGTGCAATTTACACGGGGCTCAGCCTGTCGACGGCCCGCGTGAACGTGTGCGCGGAGCCGACGGCGATCGCGAATGCGCGCATCGCGGGGGAGGACGCGGTCGACACGATCGTCGCCGTGGGGCTCGACCCAGACGACGTGCCGATTGTGATCAACCCCTGTGGCGTGTGCCGTGAACTGGTGCCGAACTTTGGCGACAGCATCCGCGTGATCGTTTCGGACGGCGGCGATGTGGGAGCGGTGTCGACGTCGGACCTGCTGCCGATTCCGTGGGTGCGGGCCCGCTCGTACGACTGA
- a CDS encoding CaiB/BaiF CoA transferase family protein yields the protein MTMHDTTQAQDAATPASRALPLDGVTVVDFTQVFMGPSCTQLLGDFGADVIKIERPGRGDTSRNSLPDKDGQDNPIFLSINRNKRGMSIDTKSDEGRAALRDIIARADVVVSNFRAGVMERMGFGYEELKQLNPRLIWASGTGFGTTGPYSSLGGQDVINQAYSGVMWRRSSDDDPLTVYPTTLCDYTTGMHLFQGILLALRSRDETGEGQKVEVTMYDSMLHMQMQEAAMQLNRGFEVNWGRMPLTGVFPTTDSAVCMVGGFAADPLLHISRALELDDDLTQRPEFATHDKQVENRAALQTIFADRFATNTTAYWTQRLEDEGILNAPVRTLAETLADEQTAANEMVIEAQHPTAGSFRMLNAPIHLSDTPATVRRVAPRLGEHNDEILAENGFSDDEIRRLHDLGVLK from the coding sequence ATGACCATGCATGACACGACACAGGCTCAGGATGCTGCCACGCCAGCGTCCCGCGCCCTGCCGCTCGATGGCGTCACGGTCGTCGACTTCACGCAGGTGTTCATGGGGCCGAGCTGCACCCAGCTGCTCGGCGACTTCGGGGCCGACGTGATCAAGATCGAGCGACCGGGCCGCGGTGACACCTCGCGCAACTCGCTTCCCGACAAGGACGGGCAGGACAACCCGATCTTCCTGTCGATCAACCGCAACAAGCGCGGCATGTCGATCGACACGAAGTCTGACGAGGGGCGTGCGGCGCTGCGCGACATCATCGCCCGCGCCGACGTCGTCGTCAGCAACTTCCGTGCCGGCGTCATGGAGCGCATGGGTTTCGGATACGAGGAGCTCAAGCAGCTCAACCCACGGCTCATCTGGGCGTCGGGGACCGGCTTCGGCACAACGGGACCGTACTCCTCCCTTGGCGGGCAAGACGTCATCAACCAGGCCTACTCGGGCGTCATGTGGCGGCGCAGCTCAGACGACGACCCGCTCACGGTCTACCCCACGACGCTGTGCGACTACACGACGGGCATGCACCTCTTCCAGGGAATCCTGCTCGCTCTGCGCTCGCGCGACGAGACGGGCGAGGGGCAGAAGGTCGAGGTCACCATGTACGACTCGATGCTGCACATGCAGATGCAAGAGGCCGCGATGCAGCTCAATCGCGGGTTCGAGGTGAACTGGGGGCGCATGCCGCTCACGGGCGTGTTCCCCACCACGGACTCCGCGGTTTGCATGGTGGGCGGGTTCGCGGCCGATCCGCTGCTGCATATCTCGCGGGCGCTCGAGCTCGACGACGACCTCACTCAGCGACCGGAGTTCGCGACGCACGACAAGCAAGTCGAAAACCGGGCAGCGCTGCAGACGATCTTCGCCGACCGCTTCGCGACGAACACCACGGCGTATTGGACGCAGCGGCTGGAAGACGAGGGGATTCTCAACGCGCCGGTTCGCACGCTCGCCGAGACTCTCGCCGATGAGCAGACCGCCGCGAACGAGATGGTCATCGAGGCGCAGCATCCGACGGCCGGCTCCTTTCGCATGCTGAACGCGCCGATCCATCTCTCGGACACGCCCGCAACCGTGCGCCGCGTCGCCCCGCGACTCGGCGAGCACAACGACGAGATCCTCGCCGAGAACGGCTTCAGCGACGACGAGATCCGTCGCTTGCACGATCTCGGCGTTCTGAAATGA
- a CDS encoding YdcF family protein, which yields MLLLAIGIVFGACYLVSHKKDPRLLRNGPFLVAAIAFGGVGILLVLAEYNFFAAVALWLLALAIPLSILVFGIGLIANGITMLRREGHSLGNQLSLIVGVIVLALPVVSVVLVLQFGMTGFWLAALIGLASAYASVAFVSFAVYSVVYGRMRHSFTPAAIVVHGSGLIRGRVPPLLRGRLDRGLQVYRKELARGNRPLLVPSGGQGDDEPRPEGEAMAEYLRDQGVPASDILSETTSTSTSENITRSLELLESVGRSGPIMLVTSDYHVLRTASLARRMNVDAQVVGSRTARYFVPSAFIREFIALLVENHVATLIAVGTFAVLLVAILVGALNSALG from the coding sequence ATGCTGCTTCTGGCCATCGGGATCGTGTTCGGCGCGTGCTATCTCGTGTCGCACAAGAAGGACCCGCGGCTGCTGCGCAACGGACCGTTCCTTGTGGCCGCCATCGCGTTTGGCGGAGTCGGCATTCTGCTCGTGCTCGCCGAGTACAACTTCTTCGCCGCCGTGGCACTGTGGCTGCTCGCTCTCGCGATTCCCCTCAGCATCCTCGTCTTCGGCATCGGCCTCATTGCCAACGGCATCACGATGCTGCGCCGCGAGGGGCACAGTCTGGGCAACCAGCTCTCGCTCATCGTCGGCGTGATCGTTCTCGCCCTGCCCGTCGTCTCCGTCGTGCTCGTCCTGCAGTTCGGCATGACCGGGTTCTGGCTCGCCGCGCTCATCGGCCTCGCCTCGGCGTATGCGAGCGTGGCCTTCGTCTCGTTCGCGGTCTACTCGGTTGTCTATGGGCGCATGCGCCACTCGTTCACGCCGGCGGCGATCGTCGTGCACGGCTCGGGACTCATTCGCGGTCGCGTTCCACCGCTTCTGCGCGGGCGTCTCGATCGCGGGCTGCAGGTCTACCGCAAGGAACTCGCGCGCGGCAATCGCCCGCTGCTCGTGCCGTCGGGCGGACAGGGCGACGACGAGCCGCGACCCGAGGGCGAGGCGATGGCCGAGTACCTGCGCGACCAGGGCGTTCCCGCGTCAGACATCCTTAGCGAGACGACGTCGACAAGCACGAGCGAGAACATCACACGCTCGCTCGAGCTTCTCGAAAGCGTGGGGAGATCAGGCCCGATCATGCTCGTCACGAGCGACTACCACGTGCTGCGTACGGCATCGCTTGCGCGCCGCATGAACGTCGATGCTCAGGTCGTCGGGTCGCGCACGGCCCGCTACTTCGTGCCGAGCGCCTTCATTCGAGAGTTCATCGCCCTGCTCGTTGAGAACCACGTCGCGACGCTCATTGCGGTCGGCACGTTCGCCGTCTTGCTCGTCGCGATCCTCGTCGGGGCGCTGAACTCCGCGCTCGGCTAG
- a CDS encoding FAD-dependent oxidoreductase, producing the protein MTTLDLRVTSDDLRAPIASRSNVLVVGGGPAGVAAAVTAARSGASVTLLERYPSLGGLASGGMVLVLDDMINGQEITVTGVVSEYIERLKKLDLAIVPPAEDRKASQELWNKWGRFGTFDFHTHVNPKPICYAAAFDPDGWKRVSNDLVRESGVNLLLHSWFSRPIVDDGVMKGVIAETKAGPQAHMADVVIDTTGDIDVASRAGADFIHGSYITTLVFRLAGVDTKRAEEFEQADPKGARAINRKVKRILGGAWELWWLKTPLPGVVWCNAPHMSGYDGADPASLTEAEFAARERIAEAVEYVKEYLPGFENCFVIDTAPQMGVRQTRLLQGEYVMTKDDVTQRRHFRDTVARGRDYYYPYRSLLPKNVDQLLVAGRHYSATSDAQKASREIPPCMAMGQAVASAATLAIEQKTLVRDVAIEEIQQRMRQHNADPGDIPSENATINEEETVAV; encoded by the coding sequence ATGACAACCCTCGATCTTCGCGTCACCAGTGATGACCTGAGAGCGCCGATTGCCTCTCGCTCGAACGTGCTCGTCGTCGGCGGCGGGCCTGCCGGAGTCGCGGCTGCCGTCACGGCCGCGCGCTCCGGAGCATCCGTCACCCTTCTCGAGCGCTACCCGTCACTCGGCGGACTCGCCTCCGGCGGTATGGTGCTCGTGCTCGACGACATGATCAACGGCCAGGAGATCACCGTCACGGGCGTGGTCTCGGAGTACATCGAGCGCCTCAAGAAGCTCGACCTCGCGATTGTGCCGCCGGCCGAAGACCGCAAGGCCTCGCAGGAGCTGTGGAACAAGTGGGGCCGCTTCGGCACCTTCGACTTTCACACGCACGTCAACCCGAAGCCCATCTGCTATGCGGCGGCCTTCGATCCCGACGGGTGGAAGCGCGTGTCGAACGATCTCGTGCGCGAGTCGGGCGTCAACCTGCTGCTGCACTCGTGGTTCTCGCGGCCGATCGTCGACGACGGCGTCATGAAGGGCGTCATCGCCGAGACCAAGGCCGGCCCTCAGGCGCACATGGCCGACGTCGTGATCGACACGACCGGCGACATCGACGTCGCCTCGCGGGCCGGAGCCGATTTCATTCACGGCAGCTACATCACGACGCTCGTGTTCCGCCTCGCCGGCGTCGACACCAAGCGCGCCGAAGAGTTCGAGCAGGCCGACCCCAAGGGCGCCCGCGCGATCAACCGCAAGGTCAAGCGCATTCTCGGCGGAGCGTGGGAGCTGTGGTGGCTCAAGACGCCGCTGCCGGGAGTCGTGTGGTGCAACGCGCCGCACATGTCCGGGTACGACGGCGCCGATCCGGCATCCCTCACCGAGGCCGAGTTCGCGGCCCGTGAGCGCATCGCCGAGGCCGTGGAGTACGTCAAGGAGTACCTGCCCGGCTTCGAAAACTGCTTCGTCATCGACACGGCTCCGCAGATGGGCGTGCGTCAGACGCGCCTGCTGCAGGGCGAGTACGTCATGACGAAAGACGACGTCACGCAGCGCCGTCACTTCCGCGACACCGTCGCCCGGGGCCGCGACTACTACTACCCCTACCGTTCGCTGCTGCCGAAGAACGTCGACCAGCTGCTCGTCGCCGGCCGGCACTACTCGGCCACCTCAGACGCGCAGAAGGCCTCGCGCGAGATCCCGCCGTGCATGGCCATGGGGCAGGCCGTCGCGTCGGCGGCTACCCTCGCGATCGAGCAGAAGACGCTCGTGCGCGACGTCGCGATCGAAGAGATTCAGCAGCGCATGCGTCAGCACAACGCCGACCCGGGCGACATTCCGTCAGAGAATGCGACCATCAACGAAGAGGAAACGGTGGCGGTATGA
- a CDS encoding FitA-like ribbon-helix-helix domain-containing protein yields the protein MAQILIRNLPDEAKEALRARAQARGHSMEAEARRILLDAALPDRDAPVLAWLDHAARLREEVGGVELPLPSRREPRSAELS from the coding sequence GTGGCTCAAATTCTGATTCGCAACCTGCCCGACGAGGCGAAAGAAGCTTTGCGTGCGCGGGCACAGGCTCGCGGGCATTCGATGGAGGCCGAAGCGCGGCGGATTCTCCTTGACGCCGCGCTTCCAGATCGTGACGCTCCCGTGCTCGCCTGGCTCGATCATGCAGCGCGTCTGCGAGAAGAGGTCGGGGGCGTTGAGCTGCCGCTGCCAAGCAGGAGGGAACCGCGATCAGCTGAGCTTTCATGA
- a CDS encoding helix-turn-helix domain-containing protein: MAFSTSETSQGPAVDAILSSVGSQVRSLRKEKGLTLQELSEVTHLSPAIVSQIERGLANPSFTTMAQLAHGLDIPVGKLFPSHEEKRSPVVRKAERRDLKGVAPEAVGEAAYELLTPDLNGTLEALWVVTPPGHDTSDIPFTHGGEEFGLIISGKKDVYLDGQRHQLDAGDSITFDSTIPHWFRNDYDETCVAIWVVTPPTW; this comes from the coding sequence ATGGCCTTCTCAACTAGCGAGACGTCGCAAGGGCCGGCCGTTGATGCGATTCTGTCTAGCGTGGGGAGCCAGGTGCGCTCGCTGCGCAAAGAGAAGGGGCTGACGCTGCAGGAACTGTCTGAGGTCACACACCTCAGCCCGGCAATTGTCAGCCAGATCGAGCGAGGACTCGCCAACCCGTCATTCACAACAATGGCGCAGCTGGCACATGGTCTGGACATCCCCGTGGGGAAGCTCTTCCCCAGCCATGAAGAGAAGCGATCCCCCGTGGTGCGCAAGGCAGAACGGAGAGATCTCAAGGGAGTGGCTCCCGAGGCCGTCGGCGAAGCAGCATATGAGCTGCTGACCCCCGACCTCAATGGAACCCTCGAAGCGCTCTGGGTCGTGACCCCTCCGGGACACGACACCAGTGACATTCCGTTCACACACGGAGGCGAAGAGTTCGGGCTCATCATCTCGGGCAAGAAAGATGTGTACCTCGATGGCCAGAGGCACCAGCTTGACGCCGGAGACTCGATCACCTTCGACTCCACGATTCCGCACTGGTTCAGAAACGACTACGACGAAACGTGCGTAGCGATCTGGGTTGTCACGCCACCGACCTGGTAA
- a CDS encoding dihydrodipicolinate synthase family protein, whose product MTTRVEPLARGVWGVVATPFTDAGEIDEASLGRLVQFYESVGAAGLTVLGVFGEAAALTAAERMQVLGVVAANSRLPIVAGVTSLSTAPAIAEIENAQAASGDRLRAVMVQANSGSADRVIEHLRRINDATGAAIVLQDYPKSSGVTISTDNLVAVVEASPFVSAVKAEAPPTAAAIARITARVDVSVFGGLGGQGLLDELAAGSAGAMTGFSYPEALVGCVSAWLAGDEDAARAELLPYLPLINFEQQPGIALALRKELFRRRGLFATGIVRAPAASFPAELDAIATDHLAQLDGSEVR is encoded by the coding sequence ATGACGACACGTGTTGAACCCTTGGCTCGCGGTGTCTGGGGAGTGGTCGCCACTCCCTTCACGGATGCTGGTGAGATCGACGAGGCGAGCCTCGGCCGTCTCGTGCAGTTCTACGAATCCGTCGGTGCTGCCGGTCTCACCGTGCTCGGCGTCTTCGGTGAGGCTGCCGCACTCACGGCCGCCGAGCGCATGCAGGTGCTCGGTGTCGTCGCGGCGAACAGCCGACTGCCGATCGTTGCCGGCGTGACGTCGCTGTCGACCGCCCCGGCCATCGCCGAGATCGAGAACGCCCAGGCCGCGTCGGGAGATCGCCTGCGAGCCGTCATGGTGCAGGCGAACTCGGGCAGCGCCGATCGCGTCATCGAACACCTGCGCCGCATCAACGACGCCACGGGCGCTGCGATCGTGCTGCAGGATTACCCCAAATCGAGCGGCGTGACGATCTCGACAGACAACCTCGTCGCCGTGGTCGAGGCAAGCCCCTTCGTCTCGGCCGTGAAGGCCGAAGCCCCACCGACAGCCGCAGCGATCGCCCGCATCACCGCGCGCGTTGACGTGTCGGTGTTCGGCGGGCTCGGCGGGCAGGGCTTGCTCGACGAACTCGCCGCGGGATCCGCCGGTGCGATGACCGGGTTCTCGTACCCCGAGGCGCTCGTCGGCTGCGTCAGCGCGTGGCTTGCCGGAGACGAGGATGCTGCACGGGCAGAGCTGCTGCCGTACCTGCCGCTCATCAACTTCGAGCAGCAGCCGGGCATTGCGCTCGCGCTTCGCAAAGAGCTGTTCCGCCGGAGGGGGCTGTTTGCCACGGGGATCGTGCGCGCTCCCGCAGCATCCTTCCCTGCCGAGCTCGACGCCATCGCGACCGATCATCTCGCTCAGCTCGACGGATCGGAGGTGCGCTGA
- a CDS encoding type II toxin-antitoxin system VapC family toxin yields the protein MIIVDTNVWSESLRPQPDQAVLAWLREQHREAHLAVTTVHELQFGVLNMPEGARKESLERAVSRMLVQLAPRVISYDYAAAIAHAELRHHARETGRAISSEDGQILAIAALNGASIATRNVRDFDGFGVPIVNPWEAS from the coding sequence ATGATCATTGTCGACACAAACGTCTGGTCAGAGTCGTTGCGGCCGCAGCCTGATCAAGCAGTGCTCGCGTGGCTGCGTGAGCAGCACCGCGAAGCGCACCTGGCGGTAACCACTGTGCATGAGTTGCAATTCGGGGTGTTGAATATGCCAGAGGGAGCTCGGAAGGAATCGCTCGAACGTGCGGTGTCGCGGATGCTGGTGCAGCTCGCCCCGCGGGTGATCTCGTACGATTATGCTGCAGCGATTGCCCATGCTGAGCTACGGCATCATGCGCGAGAGACTGGTCGAGCTATAAGCAGCGAAGACGGGCAGATCCTCGCGATCGCTGCCCTGAATGGTGCTTCGATTGCTACTCGCAACGTTCGTGATTTCGATGGTTTCGGAGTTCCGATTGTCAATCCCTGGGAAGCATCCTGA